Below is a genomic region from Streptomyces sp. RPA4-2.
GAACACATCCGCGTGGGCCTTCTCCACCTCGTCGAACAGGACCACGGAGTACGGCTTGCGGCGCACCGCCTCGGTGAGCTGGCCGCCCTCCTCGTAACCGACGTAACCGGGAGGCGCTCCGACCAGCCTGCTGACGGTGTGCCGCTCCTGGTACTCGCTCATGTCCAGGCGGACGATGTTCTCCTCGGAGTCGAAGAGCGCCGCGGCGAGCGTCTTGGCGAGTTCGGTCTTCCCGACACCGGTGGGGCCGAGGAAGAGGAACGAGCCGATGGGCCGGCGCGGGTCACGGATGCCGGAGCGGGCCCGGATGATCGCGTCGGCGACCAGCTTGACCGCCTCGTCCTGGCCGATCACCCGCTCGGTGAGGATCTCGTCCAGGCGCAGCAGCTTCTCGCGCTCGCCCTCCTGCAGCCGGGTGACCGGGATGCCCGTCCAGGCCGCCACGATCTCCGCGATCTCGTCCTCCGTCACCACCTCGCGCAGCAACTGGTTGTCGCCCTGCTTGGAGTCGAGCCGCTCCTCCTCGGAGGCCAGCCGGCGTTCCAGCTCGGTGAGTCTGCCGTAGCGCAGTTCGGCGGCGCGGTCGAGGTCGTAGCTGCGTTCGGCCTCCTCGGCCTCCTGCCGTACCTGCTCCAGTTCCTGGCGCAGTTCCTGCACCCGGCGGATGGCCTGGCGTTCGGCGTCCCACTGGGCGTGCATCGCGTCGGACTCGGCGCGCAGGTCGGACAGTTCGCGGCGCAGTTCCTCCAGACGCTTGGCGCTGGCGGGGTCGCTCTCCTTGGCGAGCGCCGCGTCCTCGATCTCCAGCCGGGTCACCCGGCGGGTGATCTCGTCCAGTTCGGCGGGCATGGAGTCGATCTCGGTCCGCAGCCGTGCGCACGCCTCGTCGACCAGGTCGATGGCCTTGTCGGGCAGGAACCGGTCGGTGATGTAGCGGTGGCTGAGCGTGGCCGCCGCGACCAGCGCGGTGTCCTGGATCTTCACACCGTGGAACACCTCCAGCCGCTCGCGCAGCCCGCGCAGGATGGACACGGTGTCCTCGACACTCGGCTCGTCCACCACCACCTGCTGGAAGCGGCGTTCGAGTGCCGCGTCGGACTCGACGTACTTGCGGTACTCCTCCAGGGTCGTCGCACCGATCATGTGCAGTTCGCCGCGGGCCAGCATCGGCTTGAGCATGTTCCCGGCGTCCATGGCGCCCTCGGCACCACCGCCCGCGCCGACGACCGTGTGCAGTTCGTCGACGAACAGCAGGATGCGCCCCTCGGCCGCCTTGACCTCGCTCAGTACGGCCTGCAGCCGTTCCTCGAACTCGCCGCGGTACTTGGCGCCCGCCACCAGCGAACTCATGTCGAGCGAGAAGATCGTCCGGTCGCGCAGGCCGTCGGGCACGTCACCCCGAACGATGCGCTGCGCCAGACCTTCCACGATGGCCGTCTTGCCCACGCCCGGGTCGCCGATGAGCACCGGGTTGTTCTTGGTCTTGCGGCTCAGGATCTGGATCACCCGGCGGATCTCCGCGTCCCGGCCGATCACCGGGTCCATCCTGCCGCCGCGGGCCTCGGCCACCAGATCACGGCCGTACTTCTCCAGGGCCTCGTACGACGCCTCGGGGGTCGCCGAGGTGACGCGCTGGTTGCCGCGGATCCGGGTCAGCGCGGCCAGGAACGCGTCCTCGGTGACGCCGAACTTCTTGAGCAGGCGTCCGGCGGCGGTCTGGGAACCCTCCTCCGCCAGCGCCAGCAGGAGGTGCTCGACCGACACGTACTCGTCCTTGAGCCGCTTGGCCTCCTGCTCGGCCGAGTCCAGCACCCGGGCCAGCCGCTGGGTGACGTACACCTGACCGGGCGTGGCACCGGGCCCGGTGACCTTCGGCCTGCGTGCCAGTTCGTCCGAGAGGGCGGAGCGCAGAGCCTGGGTGTCGGCACCGGTCTGGTCGACCAGGCGCGCGATCAGACCGTCCGGCTGGTCGAGGAGGGCGAGCAGCAGATGCTCGCCGTCGACCTCGGTCTGGTTGAGCCGGCCGGCGATCGTCTGTGCTTCCTGCACCGCCTGCTGTGACTTCTGGGTGAGCCGGTTCATATCCACGATTCATCACTCCTGGAGCCGGCGTTGCTGCGCCTCAGCGCGTCCTCCAGCTCACTGATCCGGTCGAGCAGATCGACCACCAGACCCAGGGAGGCGTAGTTGAGGGGGAGCGCGGCCCGTAGACGTTGGATGCGGGCGAGGGCGACGGGTGCGGACGGGTCGAACCACAGCCGCCCCGTCGCGTCCCGGGCGGCGTCGACGAGGCCGAGGGCGACGAACCGCCGTACGAGATCCGGGTGGATACCGGAGCGGAGGGCGACGGCGTCGAGACCGAGCCTCAGGGGCGGACCGAGGGGGGCGGCGCGTACCCGGACGGTGAGGACCGGCGAGGCGGCCGGTGTGGCGGTGCGGCGGCTCGCGCCGCCGGGACGGGGGCGGTGGTCATCGGGGCCTCCTCGGGTCGAAGGTGGACGCGGCGGCCAGCTCCTCGAAGAGCTCGCGTTCGCGGGCGGTGAGCTCGGGCGGCACCATGATGCGGATCTCCGCGTAGAGGTCACCGTCCTGGCCGCGCGGGTTGGGCATGCCCTCGCCGCGCAGCCGGAGTAAGCGGCCGCTGGAGGAGTTCGCGGGGACGGTGACCTTGGCCGTGCCGCCGGGGGTCGGCACCGGCACCGTCGCGCCGAGCGCCGCCTCCCACGGCGTCACCGGGGCGACCACGTGGATGTCCCGCCCCTCCAGCCGGAAGCGTCCGTCGGGCTTGATGCGCACCCGGAGATACAGGTCCCCCGGCGGGGCGTCGCCGCTGCCGTGGCCGCCCTCGCCGGCCAGCCGGATGCGCTGGCCGTCCACCACACCGCGCGGGACGGTGACGTCGTAGCTGCGCTGTCCGTTCGGGCCGCCCAGCGTGATGCTGCGCCGGCCGCCCCGGTACGCCTCCTCGACGCCGAGCTGGATCTCGGCCTCCTGGTCGGCGCCGGGCACTGCCCCAGCCGCCGCCTCCGCCGCCCCGTCCGAACATCCCGCCGAACAGGTCCTCGAAGTCGACGCCCGAGCCGTCGAAGCTTAAGCGCCGTCGGCGCTCCGGAAGCGGACCCCGCCGCCCCCGCCGCCGCCCGCCCACCCGGCCCGGCCGCCGTGGGCGCCCGCCGCCGCGGCCACCCGCTCGTCGTAGTCCTCCGGGATCTGCCGGAAGTCGTCGCCGAAGCGGTCGTAGCGCTGCCGGGTCTTGGGGTCGGAGAGCACGCTGTAGGCGTCGTTGAGCTCCTTGAAGCGCTCCTCGGCCCCCGGATCCTTGTTGACGTCGGGGTGGTGCTTGCGCGCCAGCGTGCGGAAGGCCTGCTGGATCTCCTCGGCACTCGCGGTGCGCGGCACCCCGAGGACCTCGTAGTAGTCGCGTGCCATGAGGCGTCACTCCTGCCGCTTGCTGACCATGACGAACGCGGGCCGCAACTGGTTGCCGTCCGCCCCATAGCCCGGACTCACCACCTGGGCCACGGTGTTCGGCTCGGCGCCGGGGTCGTCGACGACCCCGACGACCTCGTGTCTGGTCGGGTCGAAGGGCACCCCGGTCTCTTCGTGGCGCGGGTATCCGAGGCCGCGCAGCACCTCGACCGCCTGGTCGCGCACGGTCTCGATGCCTTTCAGTACGGCGGAGGGGTCGGCGTCGGCGTGCGCCAGGGCCCGTTCCAGGTTGTCGAGGACCGGCAGCCAGGCCGCCGCGGTCCGGGCGCGTTCCTCACCGCGCACCCGTTCCAGTTCCTTCGCGTGGCGCTTGCGCAGGTTGTCCAGGTCGGCGAGCGCGCGGCGCCAGCGGTCCCGGAGTTCGTCCAGCTCCGCGGCCTGGTCCGCCGACTCCGGCCGCGCCGGGGCGGCCGGGTCCGCGGGGAAAGCGGCGTCGTCGGTGCGCTGTTCGCCTTCAGGGGGCGTCACAGGCTCCTGTCCGGTGGCCATGGCCCGCACCTCAGTTCTTGTCGAATTCGGCGTCTATCACGTCGTCGGAACCCGTCGGGGCACTCGTGGCGTCCTGCGCGCCGGGCGCGGCCCCCGCGGCCTGGCCCGCGCCCGCCTGATGGGCGGCGAGGGAGGCCAGCACCTGCTGCAGCTCGGAGGTCAGCGGCCGGACCTTCTCCGGCGGCGCGTCTTGCTGGACGGCCTCGCGGGCGTCCGAGACGAGCATGTCCGCGCGGGCCCGCTCGTGTTCCGGCGCGGCCTCGCCCAGTTCGCCGAGGCGGCGCTCGACCTGGTAGGCGACGGCGTCCAGTTCGTTGCGCGCGTCGACGGCGTCGCGCAGTGCCTGGTCCTCGCCGCGGTGCTGTTCGGCCTCCTGGACCATCCGTTCGACCTCGCCCTGGTCGAGGTTGGACCCCTCACTGATGGTGATGCTCTGTTCCTTGCTGGTGTCCTTGTCCCGCGCGGTCACGTTCAGGATGCCGTTGGCGTCGATGTCGAAGGTGACCTCCACCTGCGGCTCGCCGCGCGGTGCCGGGCGGATGTCCTTGAGCTGGAAGCGGCCCAGGACCCGGTTGTCCGCGGCGAGTTCGCGCTCGCCCTGCAGCACGACGACATCGACGGCCTCCTGGTTGTCCTCCGCCGTGGAGAAGGTCTCGGAGCGGCGCACCGGGATCGTGGTGTTCCGCTCGATGAGCTTGGTCATGACCCCGCCACGGGTCTCCACACCCAGCGACAGCGGCGTGACGTCGAGCAGCAGGACGTCCTTGACCTCGCCCTTGAGCACGCCGGCCTGGATCGCCGCGCCCAGTGCCACGACCTCGTCGGGGTTCACGCTCATGTTCGGGTCCTTGCCGCCGGTCAGCCGGCGGACCAGGTTCTGTACGGCCGGGATACGCGTCGAGCCGCCCACGAGAATGACCTCGTCGATGTCGTTCTCGCTGACCTTGGCGTCGGTCATCGCCTGCTTGACCGGCTCCAGGGTCCGCTCCACCAGGTCGGCGGTGATCTGATCGAACTTGGACCTCATGATCGTCTCGGTCAGGTGCTTGGGCCCGGAGGCGTCCGCGGTGATGAACGGCAGGCTGACCTGCGTCTGGGTGACCGAACTCAGCTCGGTCTTGGCCTTCTCCGCGGCTTCGAACAGCCGCTGCAGGGCCTGCGGATCCTTGCGCAGGTCGATGCCGTTCTCCTGCTGGAAGGTGTCGGCGAGCAGGTCGACGATCCGACGGTCGAAGTCGTCGCCGCCCAGGTGGCTGTCCCCCGCGGTCGACCGCACCTCCACCACGCCGTCGCCGACGTCCAGAATGCTCACGTCGAAGGTGCCGCCGCCCAGGTCGAAGACGAGCACGGTCTCGTGCTGCTTCTTCTCCATCCCGTACGCCAGCGCCGCCGCCGTCGGCTCGTTGATGATCCGCAGCACCTCGAGGCCCGCGATGCGGCCGGCGTCCTTGGTCGCCTGGCGCTGCGCGTCGTTGAAGTACGCCGGCACGGTGATGACCGCTTCGGTGACCCGCTCGCCCAGCTGCTTGCCCGCGTCGTCGGCGAGCTTGCGCAGCACCTGCGCGCTGATCTCCTCGGGCGAGTACAGCTTGTCGCGCACCTTGAAGCGGGCGACCCCGCCCTCGCCCTCGACGACGTCGTACGCCACCGCCTTGGCCTCGGCGGACACCTCGTCGTAGTGCCGGCCGATGAAGCGCTTGGCCGAGTAGATGGTGCCCTTGGGATTGAGGATCGCCTGGCGCCTGGCGAGCTGGCCCACCAGACGTTCGCCCCCTTCGGCGAAGGCGACGATGGAGGGCGTCGTACGCGAGCCCTCGGCGTTCGGTATGACAGTGGGTTCACCGCCCTCCCACACGGCGATCACCGAGTTGGTGGTGCCCAGATCGATTCCGACTGCCTTGCCCATGAGGAACTCCTTCGCCTGCCGCCCCGGCGTGCGCCCCTGTCCGGGGACGGCGGTCGTGTTCAGGTCGGGTCCGTGCGTCGGCGGGCGCACGCCCGTCGGGCGCCCGAAGCGCCCCCGCGTCGTGGCTCGCGTCCCTGCCAGACTGTTACGGGGCGCGGAGTGACGCCTGCGCCCGACGGGGTGAAATTCGGCCCCCGGCCTCGACCTGGCAGGACAGGGCACGCCTCCCCCTACGACAGGCGGCCGAAAGGCGCAAAAGCTACTATTGCGGCATGC
It encodes:
- the dnaK gene encoding molecular chaperone DnaK, with protein sequence MGKAVGIDLGTTNSVIAVWEGGEPTVIPNAEGSRTTPSIVAFAEGGERLVGQLARRQAILNPKGTIYSAKRFIGRHYDEVSAEAKAVAYDVVEGEGGVARFKVRDKLYSPEEISAQVLRKLADDAGKQLGERVTEAVITVPAYFNDAQRQATKDAGRIAGLEVLRIINEPTAAALAYGMEKKQHETVLVFDLGGGTFDVSILDVGDGVVEVRSTAGDSHLGGDDFDRRIVDLLADTFQQENGIDLRKDPQALQRLFEAAEKAKTELSSVTQTQVSLPFITADASGPKHLTETIMRSKFDQITADLVERTLEPVKQAMTDAKVSENDIDEVILVGGSTRIPAVQNLVRRLTGGKDPNMSVNPDEVVALGAAIQAGVLKGEVKDVLLLDVTPLSLGVETRGGVMTKLIERNTTIPVRRSETFSTAEDNQEAVDVVVLQGERELAADNRVLGRFQLKDIRPAPRGEPQVEVTFDIDANGILNVTARDKDTSKEQSITISEGSNLDQGEVERMVQEAEQHRGEDQALRDAVDARNELDAVAYQVERRLGELGEAAPEHERARADMLVSDAREAVQQDAPPEKVRPLTSELQQVLASLAAHQAGAGQAAGAAPGAQDATSAPTGSDDVIDAEFDKN
- a CDS encoding nucleotide exchange factor GrpE; its protein translation is MATGQEPVTPPEGEQRTDDAAFPADPAAPARPESADQAAELDELRDRWRRALADLDNLRKRHAKELERVRGEERARTAAAWLPVLDNLERALAHADADPSAVLKGIETVRDQAVEVLRGLGYPRHEETGVPFDPTRHEVVGVVDDPGAEPNTVAQVVSPGYGADGNQLRPAFVMVSKRQE
- a CDS encoding DnaJ domain-containing protein, with product MARDYYEVLGVPRTASAEEIQQAFRTLARKHHPDVNKDPGAEERFKELNDAYSVLSDPKTRQRYDRFGDDFRQIPEDYDERVAAAAGAHGGRAGWAGGGGGGGVRFRSADGA
- the clpB gene encoding ATP-dependent chaperone ClpB, with the protein product MDMNRLTQKSQQAVQEAQTIAGRLNQTEVDGEHLLLALLDQPDGLIARLVDQTGADTQALRSALSDELARRPKVTGPGATPGQVYVTQRLARVLDSAEQEAKRLKDEYVSVEHLLLALAEEGSQTAAGRLLKKFGVTEDAFLAALTRIRGNQRVTSATPEASYEALEKYGRDLVAEARGGRMDPVIGRDAEIRRVIQILSRKTKNNPVLIGDPGVGKTAIVEGLAQRIVRGDVPDGLRDRTIFSLDMSSLVAGAKYRGEFEERLQAVLSEVKAAEGRILLFVDELHTVVGAGGGAEGAMDAGNMLKPMLARGELHMIGATTLEEYRKYVESDAALERRFQQVVVDEPSVEDTVSILRGLRERLEVFHGVKIQDTALVAAATLSHRYITDRFLPDKAIDLVDEACARLRTEIDSMPAELDEITRRVTRLEIEDAALAKESDPASAKRLEELRRELSDLRAESDAMHAQWDAERQAIRRVQELRQELEQVRQEAEEAERSYDLDRAAELRYGRLTELERRLASEEERLDSKQGDNQLLREVVTEDEIAEIVAAWTGIPVTRLQEGEREKLLRLDEILTERVIGQDEAVKLVADAIIRARSGIRDPRRPIGSFLFLGPTGVGKTELAKTLAAALFDSEENIVRLDMSEYQERHTVSRLVGAPPGYVGYEEGGQLTEAVRRKPYSVVLFDEVEKAHADVFNTLLQVLDDGRITDSQGRTVDFRNTVVIMTSNIGSAHLLDGVTADGEIKPEARALVLGELQSHFRPEFLNRIDDIVLFKPLGLPQIERIVELQFTDLRRRLAERQITVDLTRAALELIARQGFDPVYGARPLRRYISHEVETLVGRALIRGDVQDGSTIRVDAQNGELVVTYGEPAAPDVRKAA
- a CDS encoding chaperone modulator CbpM, which translates into the protein MRLGLDAVALRSGIHPDLVRRFVALGLVDAARDATGRLWFDPSAPVALARIQRLRAALPLNYASLGLVVDLLDRISELEDALRRSNAGSRSDESWI
- a CDS encoding J domain-containing protein yields the protein MPGADQEAEIQLGVEEAYRGGRRSITLGGPNGQRSYDVTVPRGVVDGQRIRLAGEGGHGSGDAPPGDLYLRVRIKPDGRFRLEGRDIHVVAPVTPWEAALGATVPVPTPGGTAKVTVPANSSSGRLLRLRGEGMPNPRGQDGDLYAEIRIMVPPELTARERELFEELAAASTFDPRRPR